Proteins encoded by one window of Rutidosis leptorrhynchoides isolate AG116_Rl617_1_P2 chromosome 7, CSIRO_AGI_Rlap_v1, whole genome shotgun sequence:
- the LOC139859902 gene encoding uncharacterized protein yields the protein MVMHQRSLHPLIGKKNYAQIFEELKIQLGSEPSRVDIFERSFSKADITNNSEAVKQLEQMKELSKELLEGSLDEPGPDDIYAQVRGTAKHGQAKMYGLGVRVSDVWGEVRSRAALCQENVKLRAELQEYKEREKQKNVITDNCVVNPHASTNNGRLCSLDPLTVVRGVEIGPGWAEVHVQVAIKSDETVIEVTGVAIAWPTSLLSVVQLD from the exons ATGGTGATGCATCAAAG GTCATTGCACCCATTGATCGGCAAAAAGAATTATGCACAAATTTTTGAGGAACTAAAG ATACAATTGGGAAGTGAGCCGAGTAGAGTGGACATTTTTGAGCggtctttctcaaaagctgacatcACAAACAATTCTGAAGCTGTAAAACAGCTT GAACAAATGAAAGAACTTTCCAAGGAATTACTAGAAGGTTCACTCGATGAGCCTGGACCAGATGATATCTATGCACAAGTCAGGGGTACAGCTAAACATGGACAAGCAAAAATGTATGGGCTCGGTGTTCGTGTATCAGATGTTTGGGGGGAAGTCAGGAGTCGTGCCGCTTTATGCCAAGAGAACGTCAAGTTGAGAGCAGAACTCCAGGAGTATAAAGAACGTGAAAAACAAAAGAACGTTATCACAGATAACTGCGTTGTTAAtcctcatgcatcaacaaataatg GCAGGCTTTGTAGTTTAGACCCACTAACAGTGGTTAGAGGAGTAGAGATTGGTCCAGGCTGGGCTGAAGTACATGTTCAAGTTGCAATAAAAAGTGATGAAACAGTGATAGAGGTTACCGGTGTGGCTATTGCGTGGCCAACTTCTTTACTCTCG GTTGTGCAACTGGATTAA